A genomic stretch from Dermochelys coriacea isolate rDerCor1 chromosome 24, rDerCor1.pri.v4, whole genome shotgun sequence includes:
- the CERS2 gene encoding ceramide synthase 2 isoform X3, producing MFQTLYNYFWWDRLWLPVNLTWSDLEDQDGRVYAKASDLYITIPLAFLFLVVRHLFEIYVATPLARLLNVKEKIRLKATPNPVLEKFYASSTKHPKQGDVEMLSKKSGCMVRQVERWFRRRRNQDRPSLLKKFREASWRFTFYLIAFIAGMAVIVDKPWFYDLKEVWKGYPIQTTLPSQYWYYMIELSFYWSLLFSIASDVKRKDFKEQIIHHVATIILISFSWFANYIRAGTLIMALHDSSDYLLESAKMFNYAGWKNTCNNIFIVFAAVFIVTRLVILPFWIMHCTVVYPLDLYPPFFGYYFFNFMMVVLQSLHVFWAYLIIRMAHKFITGKVVEDERSDREETDNTEEEEVMKNGPLSNGHPVLNNNHRKTD from the exons ATGTTCCAGACGTTATACAATTACTTTTGGTGGGACCGGCTCTGGTTGCCGGTGAACCTGACGTGGTCGGACCTGGAAGACCAGGATGGGCGGGTCTATGCCAAGGCTTCGGACCTCTACATCACCATCCCCTTAGCTTTCCTTTTCCTCGTCGTCAGGCACCTCTTCGAAAT ATATGTGGCTACCCCACTAGCCAGGCTTTTGAATGTCAAGGAGAAGATCCGATTAAAAGCCACCCCGAATCCCGTGCTAGAAAAGTTCTACGCTTCATCCACAAAACACCCCAAACAG ggcgaTGTCGAGATGCTCTCCAAGAAGAGCGGCTGCATGGTCCGGCAGGTGGAGCGCTGGTTCCGACGCAGGCGCAACCAGGACAGGCCCAGCTTGCTCAAGAAGTTCCGGGAGGCCAG TTGGCGATTCACCTTTTACCTTATTGCTTTCATTGCTGGCATGGCCGTCATAGTGGAT AAGCCCTGGTTCTACGACTTGAAGGAAGTGTGGAAAGGGTACCCGATCCAG ACCACGTTGCCGTCACAGTACTGGTACTACATGATCGAGCTGTCGTTCTACTGGTCCCTGCTCTTCAGCATCGCCTCAGACGTGAAGCGCAAG GACTTCAAAGAGCAGATCATCCATCACGTGGCCACCATCATCCTGATCAGCTTTTCCTGGTTCGCCAACTACATCCGAGCAGGGACGCTGATCATGGCCCTGCACGACTCTTCCGACTACCTGCTGGAG TCTGCCAAGATGTTTAACTACGCCGGCTGGAAGAACACCTGCAACAACATCTTCATCGTGTTTGCCGCCGTCTTCATCGTCACGCGCCTCGTCATCCTGCCCTTCTG GATCATGCACTGCACGGTGGTCTATCCTCTGGACCTGTACCCGCCCTTCTTCGGTTATTACTTCTTCAACTTCATGATGGTGGTGCTGCAATCGCTGCATGTCTTCTGGGCGTATCTCATCATCCGCATGGCCCACAAGTTCATAACTGGAAAG GTGGTGGAAGACGAGAGGAGTGATCGCGAAGAGACCGACAACacggaggaggaggaagtgatgAAGAATGGGCCCCTTTCCAACGGGCACCCCGTCCTGAACAACAACCACCGGAAAACTGATTGA
- the CERS2 gene encoding ceramide synthase 2 isoform X2: protein MQPAGWIVNRKMFQTLYNYFWWDRLWLPVNLTWSDLEDQDGRVYAKASDLYITIPLAFLFLVVRHLFEIYVATPLARLLNVKEKIRLKATPNPVLEKFYASSTKHPKQGDVEMLSKKSGCMVRQVERWFRRRRNQDRPSLLKKFREASWRFTFYLIAFIAGMAVIVDKPWFYDLKEVWKGYPIQTTLPSQYWYYMIELSFYWSLLFSIASDVKRKDFKEQIIHHVATIILISFSWFANYIRAGTLIMALHDSSDYLLESAKMFNYAGWKNTCNNIFIVFAAVFIVTRLVILPFWIMHCTVVYPLDLYPPFFGYYFFNFMMVVLQSLHVFWAYLIIRMAHKFITGKVVEDERSDREETDNTEEEEVMKNGPLSNGHPVLNNNHRKTD, encoded by the exons GATGTTCCAGACGTTATACAATTACTTTTGGTGGGACCGGCTCTGGTTGCCGGTGAACCTGACGTGGTCGGACCTGGAAGACCAGGATGGGCGGGTCTATGCCAAGGCTTCGGACCTCTACATCACCATCCCCTTAGCTTTCCTTTTCCTCGTCGTCAGGCACCTCTTCGAAAT ATATGTGGCTACCCCACTAGCCAGGCTTTTGAATGTCAAGGAGAAGATCCGATTAAAAGCCACCCCGAATCCCGTGCTAGAAAAGTTCTACGCTTCATCCACAAAACACCCCAAACAG ggcgaTGTCGAGATGCTCTCCAAGAAGAGCGGCTGCATGGTCCGGCAGGTGGAGCGCTGGTTCCGACGCAGGCGCAACCAGGACAGGCCCAGCTTGCTCAAGAAGTTCCGGGAGGCCAG TTGGCGATTCACCTTTTACCTTATTGCTTTCATTGCTGGCATGGCCGTCATAGTGGAT AAGCCCTGGTTCTACGACTTGAAGGAAGTGTGGAAAGGGTACCCGATCCAG ACCACGTTGCCGTCACAGTACTGGTACTACATGATCGAGCTGTCGTTCTACTGGTCCCTGCTCTTCAGCATCGCCTCAGACGTGAAGCGCAAG GACTTCAAAGAGCAGATCATCCATCACGTGGCCACCATCATCCTGATCAGCTTTTCCTGGTTCGCCAACTACATCCGAGCAGGGACGCTGATCATGGCCCTGCACGACTCTTCCGACTACCTGCTGGAG TCTGCCAAGATGTTTAACTACGCCGGCTGGAAGAACACCTGCAACAACATCTTCATCGTGTTTGCCGCCGTCTTCATCGTCACGCGCCTCGTCATCCTGCCCTTCTG GATCATGCACTGCACGGTGGTCTATCCTCTGGACCTGTACCCGCCCTTCTTCGGTTATTACTTCTTCAACTTCATGATGGTGGTGCTGCAATCGCTGCATGTCTTCTGGGCGTATCTCATCATCCGCATGGCCCACAAGTTCATAACTGGAAAG GTGGTGGAAGACGAGAGGAGTGATCGCGAAGAGACCGACAACacggaggaggaggaagtgatgAAGAATGGGCCCCTTTCCAACGGGCACCCCGTCCTGAACAACAACCACCGGAAAACTGATTGA
- the CERS2 gene encoding ceramide synthase 2 isoform X1, producing the protein MCSCVPVEQVDVTRMFQTLYNYFWWDRLWLPVNLTWSDLEDQDGRVYAKASDLYITIPLAFLFLVVRHLFEIYVATPLARLLNVKEKIRLKATPNPVLEKFYASSTKHPKQGDVEMLSKKSGCMVRQVERWFRRRRNQDRPSLLKKFREASWRFTFYLIAFIAGMAVIVDKPWFYDLKEVWKGYPIQTTLPSQYWYYMIELSFYWSLLFSIASDVKRKDFKEQIIHHVATIILISFSWFANYIRAGTLIMALHDSSDYLLESAKMFNYAGWKNTCNNIFIVFAAVFIVTRLVILPFWIMHCTVVYPLDLYPPFFGYYFFNFMMVVLQSLHVFWAYLIIRMAHKFITGKVVEDERSDREETDNTEEEEVMKNGPLSNGHPVLNNNHRKTD; encoded by the exons GATGTTCCAGACGTTATACAATTACTTTTGGTGGGACCGGCTCTGGTTGCCGGTGAACCTGACGTGGTCGGACCTGGAAGACCAGGATGGGCGGGTCTATGCCAAGGCTTCGGACCTCTACATCACCATCCCCTTAGCTTTCCTTTTCCTCGTCGTCAGGCACCTCTTCGAAAT ATATGTGGCTACCCCACTAGCCAGGCTTTTGAATGTCAAGGAGAAGATCCGATTAAAAGCCACCCCGAATCCCGTGCTAGAAAAGTTCTACGCTTCATCCACAAAACACCCCAAACAG ggcgaTGTCGAGATGCTCTCCAAGAAGAGCGGCTGCATGGTCCGGCAGGTGGAGCGCTGGTTCCGACGCAGGCGCAACCAGGACAGGCCCAGCTTGCTCAAGAAGTTCCGGGAGGCCAG TTGGCGATTCACCTTTTACCTTATTGCTTTCATTGCTGGCATGGCCGTCATAGTGGAT AAGCCCTGGTTCTACGACTTGAAGGAAGTGTGGAAAGGGTACCCGATCCAG ACCACGTTGCCGTCACAGTACTGGTACTACATGATCGAGCTGTCGTTCTACTGGTCCCTGCTCTTCAGCATCGCCTCAGACGTGAAGCGCAAG GACTTCAAAGAGCAGATCATCCATCACGTGGCCACCATCATCCTGATCAGCTTTTCCTGGTTCGCCAACTACATCCGAGCAGGGACGCTGATCATGGCCCTGCACGACTCTTCCGACTACCTGCTGGAG TCTGCCAAGATGTTTAACTACGCCGGCTGGAAGAACACCTGCAACAACATCTTCATCGTGTTTGCCGCCGTCTTCATCGTCACGCGCCTCGTCATCCTGCCCTTCTG GATCATGCACTGCACGGTGGTCTATCCTCTGGACCTGTACCCGCCCTTCTTCGGTTATTACTTCTTCAACTTCATGATGGTGGTGCTGCAATCGCTGCATGTCTTCTGGGCGTATCTCATCATCCGCATGGCCCACAAGTTCATAACTGGAAAG GTGGTGGAAGACGAGAGGAGTGATCGCGAAGAGACCGACAACacggaggaggaggaagtgatgAAGAATGGGCCCCTTTCCAACGGGCACCCCGTCCTGAACAACAACCACCGGAAAACTGATTGA